One segment of Cardiocondyla obscurior isolate alpha-2009 linkage group LG13, Cobs3.1, whole genome shotgun sequence DNA contains the following:
- the Dcr-1 gene encoding endoribonuclease Dicer-1 — translation MAFPLNDQVYTKSFTPREYEVELLYAAKEKNIIVCLGKNSEQTFLSIKLIQEFATNNRRLVSNGGKRAIYILNDEDKSTIIGTYIRQLTDLKVLGCNFDALEGFDKSFESSHVLVGTPKIYAQLISENKLLPCHINLVIVDECHKSIEDTDLKFVLQTFLLCNNVPRIIGLAVPVFNLTQEPGRLGLEIEKVEAAFQCEVETANDILSIIRYSPKPREYVVEYDKGENKDLYNTLKNCVQHAIDFLRDHRYDPMEIYTEEFYEDIQKIPDPIQKPFEMMQDFLYILETLGPWCADRAALTLLFLTEKLKVKTPYERHYLLLNMMTSIFIKIRALCDNEFQHLSEKERIYQYSTPKVHRLLEILKIFTPFYTKEINTAENKADINSKNGVTKNDKNVSLLRTQEKPMHLKKFGGNWKSNDDNYKKPFKSQRYPCSGTDPDLLCGVIFVDKGFTAKVLFYLLSEICKHDEDLHFLSPLYTIERNVDDIGYSRDLEMEHRKQEEVLKRFRIHECNLLIATSILEEGIDIPKCNFVMRYDFPKNYQSYIQCKSRARAMDALHVLLVPQDASKELIWQLAQYQYIEKTLLLKCSNKELTEDEENEADMYAAMIPHYKPLDGDDAPKVTFNSAISLVNRYCAKLPSDTFTRLTPEWYIETMNIENMKMYICLLRLPINSPLKYTVTSYPMPNRAMARRMAALQMCIDLHRVNEIDDNLLPIGKENFKAKPEDAEVPALPDESRADFSEARPGTTKRRQYYYKKTAEALTDCRPIVGVPSYLYHINMVLSCPLPEEQNTRGRRIYPPEESAIGFGILTLKEIPKLCPFPIYTRSGEVHVQLKLSKKTVILDDVQIERVDAFLNYTFTNVLRLQKYLMLFDPNASENSYIIVPVKICKTCEGSDVSVDWNFLECIYQNRNTVPTKVPEEDRKNFKFDPSKYYDAVIMPWYRSQDQPQYFYVAEICTNLNPKSSFPGQDYSTFEEYYLKKYGIQIQNLEQSLLDVDHTSARLNFLTPRYVNRKGVALPTSSEETKRAKRENLEQKQILVAELCAIHPFPASLWRQAVCLPCILYRINALLLANQIRCQVAHMINLGQENLNSDFEWPALDFGWSLAEVLKRSKETEKTKQTKNENVLSILSVNDIDASEDQTVSNDDVNNKPKALCNEIETETELESENVQTDETEEDSADERKDDELEIGTWSNDMAWSNNVTISSTSYDVDNLKSFPLNVTVLPQSFGWNDIRYGSPTYDSDLDGYESDDIYSDGFIDTSEESEDESRGLKISYMGENIAEAVEDEKQICKQEINKKILDLLETEKNFDNNFWMYVEKDEEALLAKHKDAHYEFAKKKELDITTDGTFIPCNSEITIKRKNSSNCQIENKNPNYTHKDYIETVIRKFIDEILNKKRTELIRIVKKETNKLNERNYLNDDLFSFDYQPELKGHPGPSPSLILQALTMSNANDGINLERLETIGDSFLKYAITTYLYCTYDNIHEGKLSHLRSKQVSNLNLYRLGRQKMLGESMIATKFEPHDNWLPPCYYVPKELEQALIESGVPSALWNQADIPTLQAVNPTEITQLVKETEEKLVIMKSELDKNESRLPNNLDNLRCFIPYNLITQHSIPDKSIADCVEALIGAYLIACGPRGALLFMTWLGIHVLPTEEICVISENEPEERIPGSTPYVKGVNEHDETIWTQIRYGKLEEPQNPLLRYIPDPESELHMMLDGYEELEKSIGYKFRDNSYLLQAFTHASYQPNKLTDCYQRLEFLGDAVLDYLITRHLYEDSRQHSPGALTDLRSALVNNTIFASLAVRCGFHKYFRHLSPGLSVVINRFVRIQEENGHSISEEYYLIGEEECEEAEDVEVPKALGDVFESLAGAIYLDSGMSLDAVWGVYYTIMKSEIEQFSTNVPKSPIRELLELEPETAKFGRPEKLADGRRVRVTVDVFGKGSFKGIGRNYRIAKCTAAKCALKKLKSKIQNYPR, via the exons ATGGCATTTCCACTAAATGATCAGGTCTACACAAAATCTTTTACTCCTAGGGAGTACGAG GTAGAGCTTCTTTATgccgcaaaagaaaaaaatataattgtttgtCTGGGAAAAAATTCTGAACAAACATTTCTTTCTATAAAACTAATTCAAGAATTTGCTACAAACAATAGAAG attAGTAAGCAATGGTGGAAAACgagcaatatatatattgaatgATGAGGATAAGTCTACAATAATAGGAACTTATATAAGACAATTAACAGATCTGAAAGTATTAGGATGCAATTTTGATGCACTTGAAGGATTTGACAAAAGTTTTGAAAGTTCTCAT GTATTAGTTGGAACACCAAAAATCTATGCACAACTAATATCAGAAAACAAACTTTTACCATGCCACATAAATCTAGTCATAGTAGACGAGTGCCATAAGTCTATTGAAGATACTGATTTGAAGTTTGTTTTACAAACTTTTTTATTGTGCAACAATGTTCCTAGAATAATTGGGTTAGCAGTACCAGTGTTTAATTTGACCCAAGAACCTGGGAGATTGGGTTTAGAGATAGAAAAAGTAGAGGCTGCTTTTCAGTGTGAAGTAGAAACTGCTAATGATATTCTTTCAATAATACG TTATAGCCCAAAACCAAGAGAGTATGTTGTGGAGTATGATAAGGGAGAAAATAAAGACTTGTATAATACACTTAAAAATTGTGTGCAACATGCTATTGATTTTTTACGCGATCATCGGTATGATCCAATGGAGATTTATACCGAAGAATTTTACGAGGACATTCAGAAAATTCCAGACCCCATACAAAAACCTTTTGAGATGATGcaagattttttatatatattagaaaCTCTTGGACCATGGTGTGCAGATCGCGCCgctttaacattattatttttaacagaaaagTTAAAGGTTAAAACTCCTTATGAAAGACATTACCTTTTATTAAACATGATGAcatcgatttttataaaaattcg TGCTCTTTGTGATAATGAATTTCAACACTTATCCGAGAAAGAAAGGATATATCAATATAGTACTCCGAAAGTTCATCGATTACTGgaaatcttaaaaatttttactccTTTTTATACTAAAGAAATTAACACCGCGGAGAATAAGGCTG ACATTAATTCAAAGAATGGTGTtacaaaaaatgataaaaatgtttctcttTTGAGAACACAGGAAAAACCTATGCATTTGAAAAAGTTTGGAGGTAATTGGAAATCTAATGATGACAATTACAAAAAACCGTTCAAATCGCAACGTTATCCCTGTAGTGGCACAGATCCAGATCTACTTTGTGGAGTAATTTTTGTGGATAAGGGATTTACAgctaaagttttattttatttactaagt GAAATATGTAAGCACGATGaagatttacattttttatctccTCTTTATACAATTGAAAGAAATGTTGATGACATTGGTTATTCGAGAGATTTAGAAATGGAACATAGGAAGCAAGAAGAAGTTTTGAAGCGATTTAGAATTCACGAATGTAATTTGTTAATTGCAACTTCAATTTTGGAAGAAG GTATTGATATTCCAAAGTGCAATTTTGTGATGAGGTATGACTTTCCGAAGAATTATCAGTCTTATATACAATGTAAGAGTAGAGCAAGAGCCATGGATGCTTTACATGTATTATTAGTACCACAAGATGCATCTAAAGAATTAATCTGGCAATTGGCTCAATATCAATATATAGAAAAG actttattattaaaatgttctAATAAAGAGCTAACTGAGGATGAAGAAAATGAAGCAGACATGTACGCTGCAATGATACCACATTACAAGCCACTAGATGGTGATGATGCTCCCAAAGTAACTTTTAATTCTGCCATTTCATTAGTTAACAG ATATTGTGCAAAATTACCAAGCGATACTTTCACAAGATTAACACCAGAATGGTATATCGAAACAATGAATATCGAGAATATGAAGATGTACATTTGTTTGCTACGACTTCCTATAAATTCACCATTGAAATATACAGttacg tCATATCCAATGCCGAATAGAGCGATGGCTAGACGTATGGCTGCCTTACAAATGTGTATCGATCTTCATCGAGTAAATGAGATAGATGACAATTTGTTACCTATTGGAAAGGAAAACTTTAAGGCTAAACCCGAAGATGCAGAAGTACCTGCTTTGCCAGATGAAAGCAGAGCCGATTTTTCGGAAGCCAGACCAGGAACGACAAAACGAAgacaatattattataaaaag ACAGCTGAAGCACTAACGGATTGTAGACCAATAGTTGGAGTACCGTCTTATCTATATCATATTAATATGGTATTAAGTTGCCCTTTGCCTGAAGAACAAAATACACGAGGTAGACGCATTTATCCCCCTGAGGAATCGGCAATTGGATTCGGCATACTTACATTAAAAGAGATACCAAAG ttGTGTCCATTCCCTATTTATACTAGATCAGGTGAAGTGCACGTACAATTAAAACTTAGTAAGAAAACTGTGATTCTGGATGACGTTCAGATAGAAAGAGTTGATGCGTTTCTTAACTACACTTTTACAAACGTGTTGAGgttacagaaatatttaatgctCTTTGACCCAAACGCTTCTGAGAATTCATATATAATTGTGCCGGTGAAAATAT GTAAGACGTGCGAAGGATCGGACGTTAGCGTGGATTGGAATTTTTTAGAATGCATTTATCAGAATCGAAATACAGTGCCCACTAAAGTTCCTGAAGAAGATAggaagaattttaaatttgatccATCCAAATATTACGATGCTGTTATTATGCCATGGTATAGAAGTCAAGATCAACCTCAG tatttttatgTAGCGGAAATATGCACAAACTTAAATCCAAAGTCTTCTTTTCCTGGCCAAGACTACAGCACTTTCGAAgaatattacttaaaaaagtATGGTATACAAATACAAAATCTCGAACAATCATTATTAGATGTGGATCACACATCAGCgagattaaactttttaactCCTAG ATATGTAAATCGCAAAGGTGTCGCGTTACCTACAAGCAGCGAAGAGACAAAACGtgcgaaaagagaaaatttagaACAGAAACAGATTCTTGTTGCTGAATTATGTGCTATTCATCCCTTTCCGGCATCTTTATGGAGACAAGCAGTTTGTTTGCCCTGCATATTGTATAGAATTAATGCTTTGTTACTCGCTAATCAAATACGATGTCAAGTTGCACATATGATAAATTTAGGACAAGAAAATCTGAATTCAG ATTTCGAATGGCCAGCCTTAGATTTTGGATGGAGCTTAGCAGAAGTGTTAAAAAGATCTAAAGAaacggagaaaacaaaacagACTAAGAATGAAAATGTGCTGAGTATTTTATCTGTCAACGATATAGACGCTAGCGAAGATCAAACTGTGTCTAATGACGACGTGAATAATAAACCAAAGGCATTGTGTAACGAGATTGAAACAGAAACAGAACTGGAATCCGAGAACGTACAAACCGATGAGACGGAAGAAGATAGTGCCGACGAAAGAAAAGATGACGAATTAGAGATTGGTACATGGTCAAATGATATGGCATGGTCAAACAATGTGACGATAAGTTCTACGAGCTACGATGTGGACAATTTAAAATCGTTTCCTCTAAATGTAACTGTCTTGCCGCAAAGTTTTGGCTGGAATGACATTCGATACGGTTCTCCAACGTACGACTCCGATTTAGATGGTTATGAATCAGACGATATATATAGCGATGGTTTTATCGATACGTCTGAAGAAAGTGAGGATGAAAGTAGAGGTTTAAAGATCTCTTACATGGGAGAAAACATCGCCGAAGCTGTGGAGgatgaaaaacaaatatgcaaacaagagattaataaaaagattttggaTCTTCtagaaacggaaaaaaatttcgataataatttttggaTGTACGTGGAAAAAGACGAAGAGGCACTGCTTGCGAAGCACAAGGACGCTCATTACGAATTTGCcaagaaaaaagaactcgATATTACGACCGATGGTACTTTTATACCTTGCAATTCTGAAATTACGATTAAGAGGAAAAACTCGTCAAACTGCCAAATTGAGAATAAAAACCCTAATTATACGCATAAAGATTATATAGAAACGgttataagaaaatttattgatGAAATACTAAATAAGAAGCGTACTGAGCTCATTCGCAtcgtgaaaaaagaaactaataagctaaacgagagaaattatttaaatgacgATCTCTTTAGTTTTGATTACCAACCGGAATTAAAAGGCCATCCAGGGCCAAGTCCTAGTCTAATCCTGCAGGCTTTAACAATGTCTAATGCGAATGACGGCATAAATTTAGAACGGCTGGAAACGATTGGTGACTCGTTTCTAAAGTATGCTATAACTACGTATTTGTATTGTACATACGATAATATTCACGAAGGGAAGCTTAGTCACTTAAGATCAAAACAGGTCagtaatttaaatctttatagaCTTGGCAGGCAGAAAATGCTCGGCGAAAGCATGATAGCAACCAAGTTCGAGCCACATGATAATTGGCTGCCTCCTTGCTACTACGTTCCCAAGGAACTCGAGCAAGCATTAATCGAATCTGGCGTTCCTTCCGCGTTGTGGAATCAAGCCGACATTCCTACTTTACAAGCTGTGAATCCCACTGAAATCACTCAGCTCGTTAAAGAGACTGAGGAAAAACTTGTGATTATGAAGAGTGAATTGGATAAAAATGAAAGTCGACTACCgaataatttagataatttacGATGCTTTATAccttataatttaattactcagCACAGTATTCCAGATAAAAGTATCGCGGATTGCGTAGAAGCATTGATAGGAGCATATTTAATTGCGTGTGGACCCCGCGGAGCACTTCTATTCATGACATGGCTAGGAATTCATGTTTTGCCCACCGAAGAAATTTGTGTGATCAGCGAAAACGAGCCGGAAGAAAGAATACCCGGTAGCACACCGTATGTCAAAGGAGTTAACGAACATGATGAAACTATTTGGACGCAA atTCGTTATGGAAAATTGGAAGAGCCGCAAAATCCATTACTTCGTTACATTCCCGATCCGGAAAGTGAGTTACATATGATGCTGGACGGAtatgaagaattagaaaaaagtataGGATATAAATTTCGTGACAATAGTTATCTTTTACAAGCATTTACGCATGCTTCTTATCAGCCAAATAAATTAACAGATTGTTATCAACGTTTAGAGTTTCTCGGCGATGCTGTGctag attatttaataactagACATTTATACGAGGATTCCCGGCAACATTCGCCAGGTGCTTTAACAGATTTAAGATCTGCTTTAGTCAATAATACGATATTTGCCTCATTAGCTGTGAGATGCggttttcataaatattttcgacATCTCTCTCCTGGGCTAAGTGTGGTAATAAATCGTTTCGTCAGGATACAGGAAGAAAATGGGCATTCTATTAGCGAAgag TATTATTTGATCGGCGAGGAAGAATGTGAGGAAGCCGAAGACGTAGAAGTTCCAAAAGCGCTAGGTGATGTCTTCGAATCATTAGCCGGTGCTATTTATCTAGACAGCGGAATGTCTCTCGATGCAGTGTGGGGCGTTTATTACACGATAATGAAATCAGAAATTG AACAATTTAGCACGAACGTTCCTAAATCTCCAATTCGTGAATTATTGGAATTAGAACCTGAAACGGCAAAGTTTGGTAGACCTGAAAAACTAGCTGATGGTCGTAGAGTTCGAGTAACCGTAGACGTATTTGGCAAGGGTTCTTTTAAAGGAATAGGCCGAAATTACAGAATCGCAAAATGTACAGCGGCAAAATGcgccttaaaaaaattaaagagcaaaatacaaaattatccaAGGTAA
- the LOC139107546 gene encoding coiled-coil-helix-coiled-coil-helix domain-containing protein 7 — protein MEQTDLTRSLQQSLDRTFRCSRRDDLRICLYHCTRLSADEMGTQNDSHGITGSDRRVMRHNQETDNPCYKEHLLSLRCLDSNQTDRNECKLYFQNYNNCKKFWASVQADRRSKGIKPHMPPLEERINIKMKLF, from the exons ATGGAGCAAACGGATCTTACGAGATCGTTGCAGCAGTCTCTCGATCGAACGTTTAGGTGTTCGCGTCGTGACGATTTAAGGATATGTTTATATCACTGTACTAGACTTTCCGCCGATGAAATGGGCACGCAAAATGATTCGCATGGCATTACAGGATCGGATAGACGAGTGATGCGACATAATCAGGAAACAGATAATCCTTGTTACaag GAGCACCTTCTGTCCTTAAGATGTCTCGATTCCAATCAAACTGACCGTAATGAGTGTAAACTATACtttcaaaattacaataattgtaaaaaattctGG GCTTCAGTGCAAGCTGATCGTAGGTCGAAAGGTATTAAGCCTCATATGCCACCTCTGGAAgaacgtataaatataaaaatgaagcttttttaa
- the Ankle2 gene encoding ankyrin repeat and LEM domain-containing protein 2 yields the protein MSDKRSNLPIETLYHAVYIPLEYRDLPNEDEPLHVYTEIQNALEVIKTYKKGRLKSFKNYSDAVAFVKFGSKQLFCNHSTTTTTQEQSSNFKAPSAQELTTLKRLIQSGDLEAVKKMVWENPRYLIGNGDTPALLQMGSRYNALHIAAKMGMPEMCEFILNTVGDPKFIQWHNGEDECKSYLNPAQIMQDLYLNTPDKGLNETPLHFAVKFGFKDVVRVLVSYSQCIKNLPNKYDQLPIDIICSRKHQENEALKCEIRKLLEDQFYVPVLRTEGNTCQPIIGEPFSPTSPLNLNRDPISPRVEVRAFAGPMTKTQAIEFRKKWKTPPRVIPKRGQGDAFGIMGSPNLILRLQDTEKGLERVGRDLANEYQVSWKEYWPFLKDFVDFRTDEGLMKLEKYLEQRFKDNEELLFYLTTLINSVITDVYESADCEEESVNCQQMPKEMDTSNEMQYLSDGLNMCSLTTEIDNDEEDTDSIKFFTPPSTSEFPNNFDDDMQIAEEGLITFIEKSSPTKVDYAVYNALPPAISADTYPCIYRWRHDMKLVKKRDPYKFNMKPLRRKLFTNN from the exons ATGAGCGACAAGCGTTCTAACCTTCCGATCGAGACTCTGTACCATGCCGTGTACATACCGTTGGAATACAGAGACCTACCAAATGAAGACG agcCCCTTCACGTTTATACAGAGATACAAAATGCCTTGGAAGTGATAAAGACGTATAAAAAAGGCCGtttgaaaagttttaaaaattattccgatGCAGTCGCGTTTGTAAAGTTTGGATCcaaacaattattttgtaatcaTTCTACAACTACTACGACACAGGAACAATCAAGTAACTTTAAGGCGCCAAGCGCGCAGGAACTTACGACATTAAAGAGATTAATTCAGAGTGGAGATTTGGAGGCTGTGAAAAAAATGGTATGGGAAAATCCAAGATATTTAATCGGCAACGGAGATACGCCTGCCCTTTTGcag atggGCTCTCGATATAATGCTTTACATATAGCAGCGAAAATGGGTATGCCAGAAATGTGTGAATTTATATTGAATACTGTTGGGGATCCAAAATTCATACAGTGGCACAATGGGGAAGATGAATGTAAAAGTTATCTAAATCCTGCTCAGATTATGCaggatttatatttaaatactccTGATAAAGGACTCAATGAAACTCCATTACATTTTGCTGTTAAATTTGGTTTTAAGGATGTTGTACGAGTTCTTGTTTCTTATTCTCAATGTATTAAAAACTTGCCAAATAAGTATGATCAGTTGCCTATAGAT ataatatgTAGTAGAAAACATCAAGAAAATGAAGCTCTAAAGTGCGAAATACGTAAACTATTGGAGGATCAATTTTATGTACCTGTATTAAGAACAGAAGGGAATACATGTCAACCTATTATCGGAGAACCGTTCTCGCCAACCAGTCCACTT aatTTGAACAGAGATCCTATCAGTCCTCGTGTAGAAGTAAGAGCATTTGCTGGTCCAATGACCAAAACGCAGGCGAtagaatttcgaaaaaaatggaaaacacCACCACGCGTTATTCCTAAAAGAGGACAAGGCGATGCATTCGGTATAATGGGTAGTCCTAACTTAATTTTAAGGTTGCAAGACACAGAAAAAGGCTTGGAACGTGTTGGAAG agatcTTGCCAATGAATATCAAGTGTCTTGGAAAGAATATTGGCCATTCTTAAAAGATTTTGTTGATTTTCGAACTGATGAAGGATTGATGAaactcgaaaaatatttagagcAAAGATTCAAAGATAATGAAGagctattattttatttgacg aCTCTGATTAATTCCGTGATTACTGATGTATACGAATCAGCGGATTGCGAAGAAGAGTCAGTAAATTGCCAACAGATGCCAAAAGAAATGGATACCAGTAACGAAATGCAATACTTGTCTGATGGATTAAACATGTGCTCATTAACTACTGAAATCGATAATGATGAAGAAGATACAG atagtataaaattttttacaccTCCATCCACGTCAGAATTTCCAAATAATTTCGATGACGATATGCAAATTGCAGAAGAGGGCCTTATAACATTTATTGAAaa ATCTTCGCCAACGAAAGTAGATTACGCTGTTTATAACGCACTACCGCCTGCAATTTCTGCCGATACATACCCTTGTATTTACCGTTGGCGACACGATAtgaaattagttaaaaaacgTGATCCGTACAA atTTAATATGAAACCACTCAGGAGAAAactatttacaaataattaa